atcttttttgatttttcgttaaattttgcacatatacgcataattggggcttgatttcctagatgagatttggtgaaaggtatatggaagatttttggggatataaaACTGCGGGAGTGACTATGTGGAACAGATAAGGATATTCGATTGAGAAGGACTACATTTACCTAACtttatttcgtaaaattttATGTAGAAAGCACAAGTCAAGTATTTCGCGCCTATTTCGAAGAGATGTCATGTTAAACTCAGCCAGTCGCTGATAATATGGCTGTCTGTGTGAGATGCCACAAAATCTGCGCAAACAAATGCCGAAGCGACTTGTAAAAGTGGTACTGTATTATTTAGCTTACTTCTGAGATCCCCAATCAATCTTGGCATCGACGGGATCATTAATGAGGTCGGAGTAGTAGACCTGCGTGGAGTAGAGCACGTCGTTGCACGCTGGATAGCAGGAGGTTGGGTGTTCATGCGGCTTCCTTTGCTCTTCACTGTCGGCGTAGTATGCATAGATTAGCTGTTCTCCTACTCTGGCTGGAAAAtgtgaatcatcatcatcattatcaacagaCTAAAGACCTGCTCCAACTTCGCACGGGTTACTTGTTAAAATTTTCGTAAggatctcaattttttttgaaaataatataagtatagctTAGAAGATGTCGCCCGTTTTAGGTTtatataaatcccgtgggagctctttgattttccgggataaaaagtagcttacgtCCCCGGGAGGAAAGCTATCTcggtacaaaatttcatcaaaatcggttgaacggatgggccgtgaaaagctagcagacagacagacagacacacttttgctttatattagtatggatgtcactgagggataatgtagctttctcctggtgaaagaattttcaaaatctattCAGTAGTTCCTagagagattacttcctacaaacaaacttacaaattttacctaaaattttaatatagaaATACagatacacgtccactgctgctcatagatctcttgtagggctTGCCCATAGTCAGCGACTATGTCTCTGATCCATAATAAGTCATCAATGGCAAATGGCACCATGCACTgatcgaagactttggtcttcaagcttTGAGGGATTTCggagtttaagctgtgcgttgatagatcagtcagtaagtcagtcaccttttccttttattaaacATTATTTCACCATGCTCTGTTTGTTAATTTAACATCCTGTCAAATGGTTTAACAGACTGTGGAAATGAGTGTTCTTCCACTAACTAAGAAACGTTTAACTTCCCTAATAAGGGATTCCCTAAAAAGGGGATTCCATTACATTTTTGATCACAGCCCACAGGTAtgtatatttatgtttatgtatgATACTTCTCAtcagaaaaatatttaataatgttaGTGATTTACGCTGCTTACCCTTTACTTGTGAAACACATAGAAAATCCGATTTTGTCGAACATATTGGACTCCATACATACTTTCCTGGgaataaaaaacaaaagcatcaagaccgggagccgcagcagaaacagctgaaaacggcaagcggcgcaagtatgcctctcttatagagagttacatttttgtgccgtttgccgtggagaccctggggccatggagtcttagtgctaaaaaaaatttacgagacatttcaccgcgatttatagcctcatctggtgacagaagggctggctcattttttgcgcaacggatcagcctggctgtccagcgcggaaatgcagccagtattcttggcaccattccacgcggtcatgatttatatagtaattagataagtcacatagatatctacaaaatattattcatcTAGTTATGTTAATAGTCAGtattgtgaataaataaaacatacttAAGTTGAAATTGCCGACACACAAATAAAAAAGCGTGGATATtgtaaattaaacatttaaagATAGCAATCGCCGAGttacttgctggttcttctcggtaggaatggcatttcaaaccagtggtagattattttgacgattgatGCTAATTGAATAACAATCTTGACTACTATataaaatttctggatccaggcggcgcaagaccgtggcgtgtggaagtccctacaagagacctatgtccagcagtggacgtctattggttgatgatgatgatgatgatataaaattTCTGATAAACTCACTTGGCCAATTGTACAAGGAGCATTTGCATTGCTTTATGGTTTCTCGGATCCTCAAATCTAGCTTACAGTTGGTGCCAGTGTAAAACTCGTAATATTGGAGCTTCCTTTCGTTCTGAAAGAAGCATTGCCTCTGGTCTGGCGACAGAGCTCTTAGAGAACTGTCAGTTTTGTAGGTTATCGGAGAAACCTCGACCGTTGTCATTCTGTCCATAGGAAGGCGAAGAATCGTGCTGGTATAGACGTGGTTGGTTGGAGAACTTATTAGAATCTGAAAGGGAAAAAATGATACTTGTTTAGATTTATTTGTTTTCCTTATTTAATCGTGACTTTTGTGATTTCTTAAATATGTGAGCATTTTTTGGTCACTGTTTAACACCGTGGTTCTTTTGGGACATTACAAATCACAGATTATGAAGGAGATTCCGTCAAAACTATTCAGGAGTTCAGGAGCAAGGTCACAATATGTTTGATGTTCttgaaataacaaaaaattggATTAGATCGCGTTCGCTTGAGGTGTGCTTACACCTAATCATTCTTTTATCAACAAAACTACGATAGATCAAAGTGCGGAAACAAAATACTTTCTATAGTTATCAGAAGAAAAACATTTaacattacaataatatatCCGAAGACCCTTACATTGAATCCCACGTTGTTTCCATCACAATCATACTGATGCTCACTGGTATTTAAGTACAGTTCGATCCCCAATCCGTTCACTTCTCCAGAAGCCATGACCCTTAAAGGCAGAGTCCCAGGTGTCGGTGGAAACTTCTTCGGATACCCTTTGTCGAGATCCCATTCAAGAGACATGGTGTCAGCGAACGGGTTAAATGATTTCTGCCATTCTATTGTTTCGTTTGTCCTGAGAAAAATTTAGTAGATTATTatcgaactagcttatgctcgcgacttcgttcgttcgtggactacacaaatttcaaacccctatttcacccccttaggggtcgtatttccaaaaaccctttcttagcagatgcctacgtcataatagctatagccgttgtatagtccgtacaaaatgactctcctcacgcgtcattttaactctcACACGTTGCCGATATGACTAAAAAACAGATTTGAAACTGAAAAAAAAGACACAGATCCTTCTAGGAaacttttgtaaataatttttttgactCCAAACGGTCGTCAGATTTAATAATAGATAAATAGTCATTACATTCCATTCAACGGCAGACTATTGAAGGTGTAACATAACCCGTAGTCAGTAAAGATAGGTTTCAGTAGTTTTTCACAGCAGTCTTTTCTAGACCACTCAGTCTCGTATTCTGAACGCCAATGACATACTTTCACCAAGTCTGAACAAGTTGGCGAGccctgaaaacaaaaaaaaaaacgttttgttttttattgaaatagacTTTTACAAACTACCCTCCTTTTGAATCGTCTAATGCATATCTACCACTGCACTGTTTAGAATCGGAACTTTTTGGGTCCAAAGGATAACCGACAAAGTTAGAAAAAGGTCAAGCGATCAAAAAATAGCTTGATGCTTTTATATCTGAAttctaaataagtaggtacttatacttataaaagataaaggtgactgactgagtgactgatctatcaacgaacagcccaaactactggacacaTCGGGTTGAATaggagttcgaaatttgtgtagtccaccttagtacctttaaaataaacttttgcagCATTTCATTTTCCGTATAAGTAAGcctttgttttatttcaagcaTTTGGTCTTCTTTATTCATTTCAGGACACATTGTTGATGCGAAAAGACGCTCTATACTGAAAGAAAAATGGTCTATCAGTTTCAAAAGTTCATCTCTCAAAAAAGAGCAAGAAATGTCTAAGTTTTAGTTTATCTAACCCAACGTTAGTACATAATTCAATGAATCTAATCTACGTAATCTGATATTTCTAGGAAAATGATTTGTAGGTACAAAataggtgatagcctagtggttaggtaaCCAaggggggtcgggggttcgatcccgggcacgcacctctaacttttcttttAAGCGTTTAAACCACTcaatttcacttgctttaacggtgaaggaaaacagtgtgaacctgcatgcctgacaattctccataatgttctcaaaggtgtgtgaagtctgacaatccgcacttgaccagcgtggtgaactatggccaaaccctttttattctgagaCGTGACCCATGCTTAATAGTGAGCCAGCAATTGATTGATGTTTATGATGATAAGAATTAGAACTGTCCATGTACAAGATACATGGCTATTGGCTATACACGGATTCGAAGCGGCGGCGTCCAGTCAACTGATGGCCATACTACGTGAAGTTTACTGGAAGCTTACTGGActggtaaacttgatcgtgtatggatTAAAGCTTCAAAGAAGGAGAATTTCTCAAATCTCACCCTTTCAACGCTGAAACATTAGCAATCGACTTTTTCACATGTAAATGTGGGCATAACACTACACTCGGGAAAGGAACAGCCCAAATCGGAGTTGGTAAGGAGTCGATGACGTTGACGAACGGCGTGGACGTCCACTTGAGGACTAACTGGATGATGTTCATGGCACAAATGCTGATGCTGAGAACCACGATGACGATCCATGTGACGCGTTCTTTGTGACTGAAGGTAGGCTCGAAAATGTACCTGAAATTGTACAAATAGTTAAAAGCCTTATTCGGTGTATGgaaacagaagaaaataaaatccccttaaaaattaagttttgactaATTAAcctgtccgcgacaggtcgagatcgcaatcggggtatgaggcgggaggacggcccacacacccgcacgtcacctgcgctcgcccgcatcggttTAGCGCGAGGGctttgtgggtgtgcggggcgttccttccccgattgccattttcgCGTACCCGTATTTATGCCAATTCACTCGAGATACCCACCCTCCCAGCAACAGATTGTATGACATCGAATGAGTTAAATATCGATTTTATCAAACTGCTTTCTgtagataaattaataatgattTCATATCATTTCTGACAATTCAAATCAGTTTAAAAATAACCTTACGATAGGTTGGTATCTGTCGTCCGTGGTAGGTATTATGGTCTATACATAAACCAACAGATATTGAAATTCTCAGCTGGTTATACCAATGAAATATAATATGGTCAGGTCAGTCATCCGTTCACAGACTTTTCAAGCGAATAATGCGATATACATATCTTCGAACTTGTCCACACGATCTTCAGTCAAGCTTTgcaatactaagtaggtagatcACCGAATTAAATGAAGTCCCTGACACGTAAAATGCTTTCATGCCACAGTTCCTTATTAAGTTGTATATTGTAAAGGTTTGGGCATACACAAAGCGCGACTGCGAAAAATGCCCAATGTATGTGTACTCTTAGAAGTTGTCATAGAAGGCTAGAAGAGACTGTACGAAGGCTTTCACGCATGATTACAGTTCCTTCTTAATTCAAAAGTAACTTGAAAGGCTTGACCAGCGCATCGGCAGCGGCGCTTTACCAAGCTACTAAGTTATTACATTTTACCAAACTATTAGACTGATCACCATTGATATTTTACTTGTTACTCATTGAGGAATTCCATCCTTTAGATATTAATCAAATCTATACTAAAACATGAGACTTACTTgagaatacattaaaaaaaatagagttgttaaaatcggttaagatTTGATGGATTTATGGAGTAAGAGTATAACATCGACAAAAGTTATCATTTCCTATCCCGAATTTTATCGGGATGAAAACTATCCAATAATTTGATTATCCTAGATTTGACTCAGGGTATTAGCAAGCACATGGCCAAAGATTCTAGAAGTATGCGAAGTTGCATTCAGTAGTTTTAGCGTGAAGCGTGTTTTGTTCTCAATATAGACAATATACTGCTTTCTCCaatctaaaaaatctaaataaaagtaTTTATCGTCcagttttaaagttttattataagtctaGATATTCTGTCGTCTGCAGCGTCAAGATTTATGTGACGCTTCGTGTTTGTCCGATCCTTAACTTACTTCACTCCATGTAGAGAACCTTCGTAAAGGAATTGTTTGAATCCCTTCAACACTTCGTGTAACCACAATTTGACGAAGCCGCAACCCTCGCTGTTGTGAAACTTCTTCACATTTTTCTTATTCACCAGAACTTCGGGACTAATATATTTGAAGTCCTTTATATAGTACGGTCCGACATATTGGCTACTCGATATACGAGTAAGGTCCTTTCTGAACTTTGTGTTAGATCTCTTGGTTTTTGTAAAAACTTTCGGCATTTTAATCAACCTGTAATAAACTTATGCTTTCCCGGTTTtggtatttttgaaaacctgcacatttacattttttattactatacCTATACTTAGGATTTGTCTAATCTATAAATTTGTTCCTATGTATTTAGTAGGTTTAAGTAAGTATCTTTTCCTCTTTCAGTTAGAAACTATTTTTTCtcttttatttaaacttattttatcctttatttaattcttttacaacttctttaatttttggaaagatattttagcgtttaaactaccgtgagtgatttccattctaaataatatctgtcccggctttactcacgtgtgtagtcgacgttagcccgactagtttcgaacccatacggggtcctttttcaagggagtccgttcgcgcacgtgacGCGGTTTTGGaaagatagtaggtaggtaataataggtatatatccATAGGCAACTATAActcgcaatttttttaatattactattatgtatataatgtaGTTACACTTtctcgtaagtacctacttatttactaatTGTAGCATTTAGCACTGTTAACTGTTTAGTACTAACAAAAGAACAGTCTAAAGAGCACTTGTTTTAATTGGCAGTATATTACTTGATTCCTCTAATGCTTTTAATTGCAATTGCAAATGTGTCGAATGCACTTAATATTATTGTacaatatatatacctactattgtacAATAGATAGACTAGCTTGTGTCTTCAGCATCGCCCGCATGAAGTGCGGAATTTCCAGAAATcctttaaggtatgattccgaaccacgctgcacgcagcagcgctgccgcaacagtgctgtcacagttctgtcgcggcactactggtccccatacaatctctataagcttatatgacattacattccgagctaggcggcaatgttccgctacattgctgccgcgacattgctgcctagctcgaaatgtaatgtcatatttaaagcttatagagattgtatggggaccagtagtgccgcgacaggactgtgacagctggtgacagcactgttgcggcagcactgctgcgtgcagcgtggttcggaatcatacctttatgatGGGGGATTTTGCATGGAcgttattgataaaaaaaacctttctaaATGGGCGTCGACATTACGGAGAAAACTTCCAACCTCAAGTTTTAGCGCAGTGCTTAATTTTATCAATCagccagtttctttttttttttaaagctccATGCCCAAACGGAACCGAGCCCTATTAAGTCACTCTgctgtatatctgtctgtttgtccatcTGTAGATATTGATATCTACAGATGGACGAACGGACAGATAGATACTTGGCGTGGGATGATGATCCAATATTTAATTAGAAAtccaattaatttattttcaggcGAATCCATACACGAATAAAGGCCGTCAAGTTACCAAGATACCTACTGAACCCTCGGTGGgcgcctgattcgcacttgcgGCTGATTTCTATACAGATTAACAAGAACTCGATTAATCGTTAAATTGCTATAACTACTTGTCTTCAGTTACTCGTAATAAAGCTTTTAAcctaatttcatcatcatcattatcaatcgatagacgtccactgctggacatattatGTCTCTGGTAGGGACTTCctcacaccacggtcttgcgctgcctgaatctagcggctccatGTAACTCGTTTCATTTCATCTGCCCACTTGTGGGGGgttcttctaacgctgcgttttacggtgcgaggtcaccattctagtaCTTTGGGAACCCAATGTCCGGGTTTTTCATTTAGATAATTGGTCACTGCCTCTTCAGCTTTAGAATCTGTTGAGCTatttcggttactctagttctcctacggatctgctcatttgatgacgtagagaaacttcaagcatagctgTCTCCATCGCCTGCTAAGTTTTCTTATGAAGTCAATAGGTAGttggcgaccatgtctcggatccactGGCAACTAGCATTTAACTTATTTCCTAAAGTTGAACTTATTAAAGTTTTCAATAGCGTCAAGTATCAAAACTCGTCAGAGTTTGTATAGTCCTGAAGCCCTACGACGTATGAGACAAAGATCGAATTACAGATAAAGGATTAATTTTATGCACTTTGAGCTGAAGTAAACTTAATTAGCTTGAAAAATGGCAGTCCCTTTTGCTAAGTTTCAAATAAGCAAATTGAATATCATTAATATTGAACTTTTTAAgagtaatataattaaataaggtgctggaatggcgacctcgcaccggaagacgcagtgttggaagaccccgcccctgtctatcggtctgtgtgtctgtcaaaatgacgtcatttaaattttaatgggacatggttccagcgcaatagcaatttacgggactttaacaaactacaaaaataataataatacaaataaactatagAAGATAGTAAGTAGTTGAGATACGAGTTCTTATTAGAAGTAATTGTGTACTTTCGGGTCACTGGCGCAGTGATAaggtctatattataatattttatacctacttattatgttcTGGTGATATCAAGATACTTTGGTTAAATGAAAtagttgttatattttattaattaccaaCTTTAATAATAGTAGGCTTTTATCATTGTTATTAAGGTTTtaatgtagtttttatatagCTGACCCACCCGGCCCGGCttctaaatcaaatcaaatcaaaatcaatcaatcagcctgtttgcgtccactgctgacATAGGTCtatccaagagcgcgccaccacacacggtcctccgcctttctcatccacccacttcccactACCTTAAGGTCGTtggtccagcgggttggaggtcgccCCACATTGCACTTGTTGATACGTTGTCTCCACTTTAGAACGCGTCTGCCCCAGTGGCCATTGGTTCTGCggcagacatgacctgcccagtgcccactgccacttcagctgactCGATCGTTGAGCTagttaaatcaaaatattatttcaatctcaaaaatattatatcaattgaacttttacaagtgcttttgaatcgtcaattgCATccaccactggtttggaatgcctttcctaccgtaaacaaccagcaagaaactcgacggcTTCTCTTTCTCTTGCGTGGAAATTGACGGGCTAGAATCTAGATACTTAGATGGATGGTTATGAATGTGTGATCGCTTAACTTAGCCACCCATTTACTGACATGAATTAACGTTGTTTCACTTGACGTTGCAAAACGTTGCTTAAAATGGGAACTAAGGCATACATAATATAAGCCAGAGTAagatattgttattattattgccTTGTTAATTtacgaaaaataattaaattaccaaGACTCGTCCATCGCACTATACGTAAGTTACTGACCACACCATGCGAACTAATCTATTTACCAGCCAGTTACAACAAATTATTCTGTGTTTACGGTACTTTTGCTATTATTTTTTCAAGTATTACTTAAAGTGAAttaattttagtaggtagtaccttcttatctattttattaatgtGAGTATCTTTACGTAAATAATTATCATTCTAATTTGTTGTGATTTATTGGTGAACaattgttatttatattttttagtaaTATCTTGCGTAATTTGTTAAATACTAACAACATACCTACTACACGAATCCTTAGTATTAacaatcataaaataaataaacaaggtaatttttattttatttcttctagcgagataggtacattgtccaatatttttaaatcaaaatattttattttatcattttgagacattttcttattttacgATAATTTAATTTCAGATAAATAATATGCTGGCGTTAAGAGCTTGTTTTTCTGTAGCGATTCTATTATCGTTAGTTTATAAATGTAAGTATTGTattgtttattaaaattactattttaataaaaaaccggtcaagtgcgagtcggactcgtacacgaagggttccgtaccatcgtacaagatatttttaaacttgtaaGTGCAACATTGAAAGTAACAGCGGCATCTATATGTGGTTTAgtatttgtgatgtaaccacaaattcacggtttttggattttttccttcctttacttgtgctataaaatctacctactctgccaaatttcatgattctaggtcaacgggaagtaccctataggttttcttgacagacggacatcAAAGTTTTAGTTTCCTATAACggttcatttttccttttgaggtacggaaccataaaaatacgtttgaataaaaactgagatcaataaaacaattttcaattatcaataGAGTCAAATGCCATGGGTGGTATATATTGGTCTTGTATATCATACGAGCAGCAAGCTGCCCAATGTGAAATTTTATTGAACTGAGTTTGGAACtgttaattactagatgatgcccgcgacttcgtccgcgtggatttaggttttttaaatcccataggaactctttaattttccgggataacaagtagcctatgtccttccccgggatattagctaactctgtaccaaatttcatcaaaatcggttgagcggttgggccgtgaaaagctagcagacagacagacagaccgacagacagacagacatacacactttcgcttttataatattagtatggaagtatggattaccaTTGCATTAATAGTATCTTACATATTAGCTCAACGGTTACGTACACTTCAAACCCCACGCGTTGAACTATTGTCGTTCCTatttctagcacaagctttactctTACTTGGAGGTGAAAGGGAAATATAGTCATGatcaacatggctaatattcttttttttaaataactattttgaataaatagcgTTAACTTTGAACTTAATTTTTCAGCTGAAGGCATCCGATGTTACTACTGCAATAGTGCAAACAACACCGCTTGTCTTGACATCAACTTGTATGAAGAAGAGCTGCGCTCGCGCATCATTCCCGTCATCGAGTGCGACAGGGCCATCCCCAGCTCAGTCGCTGTCAACTTTTTCTGCAGGAAGATCGTGCAAACTGGTAAGATTTTTGCATTGTTAAAACACCGTTTGTCTGGACATCAACTTGTACGAAGAAGGGCTGCGCTCACACATTATTCCCGTCATCGAGTGCGCGTCAACTTCTTCTGCAGGAAAATCGTGCAAACTGGTAAGATTGCTTCATTGTTACAACACTGTTTGTTTCGACATCAATTTGTACGAAGAAGAGCTGCGCTCGCGCATCATTCCCGTCATCGAGTGCGACAGAGTCATCCCCAGCTCAGTCGCCGTCAACTTCTTCTGTATGAAGATCGTGCAAACTGGTAAGATTCATTCATTGTTACAACACTGTTTGTTTCGAGATCAACTTGTACGAAGAAGAGCTGCGCTCGCGCATCATTCCCGTCATCGAGTGCGACAGAGTCATCCCCAGCTCAGTCGCCGTCAACTTCTTCTGTATGAAGATCGTGCAAACTGGTAAGATTCATTCATTGTTACAACACTGTTTGTCTCGAGATCAACTTGTACGAAGAAGAGCTGCGC
This portion of the Maniola hyperantus chromosome 22, iAphHyp1.2, whole genome shotgun sequence genome encodes:
- the LOC117992716 gene encoding pickpocket protein 28-like, whose translation is MPKVFTKTKRSNTKFRKDLTRISSSQYVGPYYIKDFKYISPEVLVNKKNVKKFHNSEGCGFVKLWLHEVLKGFKQFLYEGSLHGVKYIFEPTFSHKERVTWIVIVVLSISICAMNIIQLVLKWTSTPFVNVIDSLPTPIWAVPFPSVVLCPHLHVKKSIANVSALKGIERLFASTMCPEMNKEDQMLEIKQRLTYTENEMLQKFILKGSPTCSDLVKVCHWRSEYETEWSRKDCCEKLLKPIFTDYGLCYTFNSLPLNGMTNETIEWQKSFNPFADTMSLEWDLDKGYPKKFPPTPGTLPLRVMASGEVNGLGIELYLNTSEHQYDCDGNNVGFNILISSPTNHVYTSTILRLPMDRMTTVEVSPITYKTDSSLRALSPDQRQCFFQNERKLQYYEFYTGTNCKLDLRIRETIKQCKCSLYNWPRKYVWSPICSTKSDFLCVSQVKARVGEQLIYAYYADSEEQRKPHEHPTSCYPACNDVLYSTQVYYSDLINDPVDAKIDWGSQKGERTRINVHFYNDMFLGQHRHAQYDDYYFAGAIGGLLSLFLGFSIISVAELVYFVMLKPIHIAFKASYNNRN
- the LOC117992793 gene encoding uncharacterized protein is translated as MLALRACFSVAILLSLVYKSEGIRCYYCNSANNTACLDINLYEEELRSRIIPVIECDRAIPSSVAVNFFCRKIVQTVFHPTRETELRVTRGCGWMPHERECYKDDNSDHLGTYCQCFNDLCNSAQTVDPVAATALFLVFAAVTYLWSGI